AAATAACCTCCAGTTGGGCCAAACAAAGCGGCTACTCCACCATTAAGGCCAGCAAACCATGGAACTCCAGCAATACCCAGAACGATATAGAGAAGCTGGCTAACACCTCCCCACCAGGCTCCAAGGGCAACACCGGAAATTAACACGGCAAAGGTTTGCCCTGTAACGGGGACAGGTGTTCCAGGAAGATAGAACCTCAGCTGAGCTAATACACCTGTGAGTGCAGCTACAACAAAAGAAAGGGCGAGTTTGTTTAATAGTGGTTGGGTTCTTGGCCATTCAAACAACCTTTTCCTCAATGTGAAATAACGTTCTGCAATGCTGGTCATCATGAAAAGACACCTCCAAAGCTAAGCAAATTCAACTCAAATATACCATTTGCCCTTTCTCATTTTGAGGGCAAAAATGTATCAATAAGATTGAAGCCAGTAAAGGCTGCTTTTTTTGCCTCTTAATTTTGGTTGACTTTGTGAATCGCAATTTGATAGTATATATTAAAGTTATTTAGAGGTGATCGAAATGCTGGCTTATACTGAAACAAAAATGAATATGTTCTGG
This sequence is a window from Kosmotoga arenicorallina S304. Protein-coding genes within it:
- a CDS encoding biotin transporter BioY yields the protein MMTSIAERYFTLRKRLFEWPRTQPLLNKLALSFVVAALTGVLAQLRFYLPGTPVPVTGQTFAVLISGVALGAWWGGVSQLLYIVLGIAGVPWFAGLNGGVAALFGPTGGYLVGFVVASLFVGRYIDTHPKARNFFPAVVVMLAASAIIYATGLANLWLWFSLINKQSISFVRLLQVGMLPFIPGDLFKIALAAFTIKALTPKEL